The Glycine soja cultivar W05 chromosome 6, ASM419377v2, whole genome shotgun sequence genome has a window encoding:
- the LOC114416469 gene encoding uncharacterized protein LOC114416469 — translation MHGCGGEKGKGTRHMWKAPVRGDSSLNADVSSSSSSSSSTVKSFCKDGRKISVGECALFKPSEDRPPFIGIIHCLTFGKEKKLKLGVSWLYRSIEVKLNKGVPLEAAPNEIFYTFHKDETDAESLLHPCKVAFLRKGAELPSGFSSFVCRRVYDIANKCLWWLNDQDYINDCQEEVDQLLYRTCVRMHATVQPGGRSPKPMSSPTSTSQLKSVSDSVQNNTSSFPSHIKGRKRERADQGSEPVKRERSIKTEDGDSGHFRHDNILKTEIAKITEKGRLVDNEGVEKLVQLMVPDRNEKKIDLASRSLLAAVIAATEKLDCLSQFVQLRGLPVFDEWLQEVHKGKIGDGVGSRDGDKSVEEFLLVLLRALDKLPVNLQALQTCNIGKSVNHLRTHKNTEIQRKARGLVDTWKKRVEAEMNIKDAKSGSGPTVHWPAKSRSSDVGHGGNRHSGASSDIAMKSSVTQLSASKTASVKIVQGENTIRSASTSTFPGPAKSVLSPASVTANLKDGQPCIAAVSGGSDLPMVNARDEKSSSSSQSHNNSQSCSSDHAKTGGHSGKEDARSSTAMSVNKISGGSSRHRKSINGFSGSTPSGGQRETGSSRNSSLHKNLTSEKISQPGLMDKALDGTSLEGVTCKLIVKIPSQGRSPAQSASAGSFDDPTIMNSRASSPVLPEKHDQFDHCSKEKSDLYRANIGSDINTESWQSNDFKDVLTGSDEADGSPAAVTDEERCRIVNDCKKTFEVPKAASSSSGNENKAGNLQDASYSSINALIEGVKYSEADDVGMNLLASVAAGEILKSELLTPTGSPERNTAAVEQSCTGNGMVKSSEENLVRDECHSNNGLDGEHKNQGSVTDDLGANDESDSDFRASGEKAARELNKSVNACSMDLQQVSEIILESKGKLNEKSVSTALRGLSESSVQEARDGDRSKQLQEVGRGVNGGEIVDVKVSSVAEVEAEATEKLSHIAVEVDVQSDNCTAEGSSGGGRTAAVLVPSDLARGKDENVLHSSAYSVDKVPEDLTERESEKADDVDAENLPSQSKKERNECESDTLTMPENRGLCSIVTGIAAEHVEENLETKEVHDQPAREELPKDSPSVRSQEMDKHLDSKGSKLTAMEAEEAEECTSTTADASSVSAAAVSDADAKVEFDLNEGLNADDEKCGEFNSSAPAGRLVSPVPFPASSMSCGIPAPVTVAAAAKGHFVPPEDLLRSKGEIGWKGSAATSAFRPAELRKVMEMPFGALTSSIPDAPAGKQSRAPLDIDLNVADERILDDISSQPCARHTDSVSLTTDGHDPVSSKMASPVRCYGGLGLDLNQVDEASDVGNCLSSNHKIDVPIKQVKSSLGGPPNREVNVHRDFDLNNGPSVDEVTTESSLFSQHARSSVPSQPPVSGLRVSTAEPVNFSWLPSSGNTYSAVTISSIMPDRGDQPFSIVAPNGPQRLLTPAAGGNPFGPDVYKGPVLSSPFEYPVFPFNSSFPLPSASFSAGSTTYVYPTSGNRLCFPVVNSQLMGPAGAVSSHYPRPYVVGLTEGSNSGSAETSRKWARQGLDLNAGPGGSDMEGRDDNSPLPSRQLSVASSQALAEEQARIQLAGSVCKRKEPDGGWDGYNQSSWQ, via the exons ATGCATGGGTGTGGAGGTGAGAAGGGTAAGGGGACTCGGCACATGTGGAAAGCCCCCGTTCGTGGCGACTCGTCTCTGAACGCCGATGTTTCTTCGTCTTCTTCGTCGTCATCTTCGACAGTGAAGTCGTTCTGCAAG GACGGTCGCAAAATTAGCGTTGGTGAATGTGCTCTCTTCAAACCATCTGAAGATCGCCCACCATTTATTGGTATAATTCATTGTCTGACATTTGgcaaagagaaaaaattgaagttaGGTGTTAGTTGGCTTTATCGATCCATTGAAGTAAAACTCAACAAGGGCGTGCCATTGGAGGCTGCTCCAAATGAAATCTTCTACACCTTCCATAAGGATGAGACTGATGCTGAATCGCTGCTCCATCCATGTAAAGTTGCATTTCTTCGTAAGGGTGCTGAACTTCCATCAGGGTTTTCTTCATTTGTGTGCAGGAGGGTTTATGACATTGCAAACAAGTGTTTATGGTGGTTAAATGATCAAGATTATATTAAT GATTGTCAAGAAGAAGTAGATCAACTATTATACAGGACTTGTGTACGAATGCATGCAACAGTGCAGCCAGGTGGTCGATCTCCTAAGCCAATGAGTAGTCCAACATCAACATCACAGTTAAAATCTGTTTCAGATAGTGTCCAGAACAATACTTCTTCCTTTCCATCTCACATTAAGGGGAGGAAAAGGGAAAGGGCAGATCAAGGCTCTGAGCCTGTCAAGCGAGAACGATCAATTAAAACTGAGGATGGAGATTCTGGTCATTTCAGGCATGATAACATTTTGAAGACAGAGATTGCTAAAATTACAGAAAAGGGACGGCTTGTTGACAATGAAGGAGTGGAAAAATTAGTGCAGCTGATGGTTCCTGATAGAAATGAGAAAAAGATAGATTTAGCTAGCCGGTCATTGCTTGCAGCTGTCATTGCAGCAACAGAAAAATTAGATTGTCTTAGTCAGTTTGTGCAGCTGAGGGGTTTGCCTGTATTTGATGAATGGCTCCAAGAGGTCCATAAAGGGAAGATTGGTGATGGTGTTGGGTCTAGGGATGGTGATAAATCTGTCGAGGAATTTCTCTTGGTATTGCTTCGGGCACTTGATAAGCTTCCAGTAAATCTTCAGGCTTTACAAACATGCAACATTGGAAAATCTGTGAATCATTTGCGAACGCATAAAAACACTGAAATTCAGAGGAAAGCAAGAGGTTTAGTGGACACATGGAAGAAACGTGTTGAAGCTGAAATGAATATAAAAGATGCAAAGTCTGGTTCAGGTCCCACTGTTCACTGGCCTGCCAAATCACGTTCTTCTGATGTTGGTCATGGCGGGAATAGACATTCAGGTGCATCATCTGATATTGCCATGAAGAGTTCTGTTACACAGCTTTCTGCATCCAAAACAGCCTCTGTGAAGATTGTCCAGGGAGAGAATACTATTAGATCTGCATCGACATCTACATTTCCAGGGCCTGCTAAATCAGTGCTGTCACCTGCATCTGTGACTGCAAACCTAAAAGATGGACAGCCCTGTATTGCCGCTGTCAGTGGAGGTTCTGATCTTCCCATGGTGAATGCAAGGGATGAGAAAAGTAGTAGTTCTAGTCAATCTCACAACAACAGTCAATCTTGTTCTAGTGACCATGCTAAAACTGGAGGTCATTCAGGAAAGGAGGATGCCAGAAGCTCTACTGCAATGAGCGTGAATAAGATATCTGGAGGCTCTTCACGGCACCGAAAATCTATTAATGGATTTTCAGGTTCAACTCCATCCGGAGGGCAAAGGGAAACTGGATCAAGTAGGAATTCCTCCTTGCACAAAAATTTAACTTCAGAGAAAATATCTCAACCTGGATTAATGGATAAGGCACTTGATGGAACTTCTCTTGAAGGAGTTACTTGCAAGTTGATTGTTAAAATTCCAAGCCAAGGTAGAAGCCCTGCTCAAAGTGCTAGTGCAGGTTCTTTTGATGATCCTACAATCATGAATAGTCGAGCCTCATCTCCTGTTCTTCCAGAGAAGCACGATCAGTTTGATCACTGCTCAAAGGAAAAGAGTGACCTTTATCGAGCCAATATTGGCTCAGATATTAATACTGAATCTTGGCAGAGTAATGATTTTAAAGATGTATTGACTGGCTCTGATGAGGCTGATGGATCACCTGCTGCAGTTACTGATGAAGAGCGCTGTCGGATTGTCAATGATTGTAAGAAAACATTTGAGGTACCAAAAGCCGCTTCCTCATCATctggaaatgaaaataaagctGGAAATTTGCAGGATGCTTCTTACAGCTCAATAAATGCTTTAATTGAAGGTGTTAAGTACTCTGAGGCTGATGATGTTGGAATGAATCTTCTTGCGAGTGTGGCTGCTGGAGAGATTTTGAAATCCGAATTGTTAACTCCGACTGGATCTCCAGAAAGAAACACTGCTGCTGTTGAACAGTCATGCACAGGCAATGGTATGGTTAAGTCATCTGAAGAAAATCTTGTCCGGGATGAATGCCACTCAAATAATGGTCTTGATGGTGAACATAAGAATCAGGGTTCTGTAACAGATGATTTAGGGGCAAATGATGAAAGTGATTCTGATTTTCGAGCTTCTGGTGAGAAAGCTGCAAGAGAGCTAAATAAGAGTGTTAATGCATGTAGTATGGATTTGCAACAGGTTtctgaaattattttagaaagcaAAGGAAAATTAAACGAAAAATCTGTATCTACTGCATTGCGTGGCCTTTCTGAAAGTTCTGTACAAGAAGCTAGAGATGGTGACAGAAGCAAGCAGCTCCAGGAGGTTGGTCGGGGAGTGAATGGTGGTGAAATTGTTGATGTTAAGGTCAGTTCTGTTGCAGAAGTTGAGGCAGAAGCAACTGAAAAATTGTCACATATAGCTGTGGAAGTGGATGTACAGAGTGATAATTGTACTGCTGAAGGATCGAGTGGTGGTGGACGGACAGCTGCTGTTCTTGTTCCGTCTGATTTGGCAAGAGGAAAAGATGAGAATGTACTCCATTCTTCTGCTTATAGTGTTGATAAGGTTCCTGAAGACTTGACTGAACGGGAGTCTGAAAAAGCTGATGATGTTGATGCTGAGAATCTTCCTAGTCAGtctaaaaaggaaagaaatgagTGTGAAAGTGATACCTTGACAATGCCTGAGAATAGAGGTTTATGCTCTATCGTGACTGGTATTGCTGCTGAACATGTGGAGgaaaatttagaaactaaagAGGTTCATGACCAACCTGCCAGAGAGGAACTTCCCAAAGATTCACCTAGTGTCCGTTCACAAGAAATGGATAAGCATCTTGATTCTAAAGGATCAAAATTGACTGCCATGGAAGCGGAGGAGGCTGAGGAGTGTACCTCTACCACTGCAGATGCTTCTTCCGTGTCTGCTGCAGCTGTGTCAGATGCAGATGCAAAGgttgaatttgatttaaatgAAGGGCTCAATGCAGATGATGAGAAATGCGGTGAGTTCAACAGCAGTGCACCTGCTGGTCGTTTGGTCAGTCCTGTGCCATTTCCTGCTTCATCTATGTCTTGTGGTATTCCTGCTCCTGTCACTGTGGCTGCTGCTGCAAAGGGGCACTTTGTGCCTCCTGAAGATTTATTGAGAAGTAAAGGGGAAATTGGTTGGAAGGGATCCGCTGCCACTAGTGCATTTAGGCCAGCCGAGCTCAGGAAAGTTATGGAAATGCCTTTTGGGGCGCTAACTTCCTCTATACCTGATGCTCCAGCTGGAAAGCAGAGTCGAGCACCATTGGATATTGACTTGAATGTGGCTGATGAAAGAATACTTGATGATATTTCTTCTCAACCCTGTGCTCGTCACACGGATTCTGTATCTCTTACAACTGATGGTCATGATCCTGTAAGCAGTAAAATGGCTTCACCTGTTCGCTGCTATGGAGGGCTTGGTCTTGACTTGAACCAGGTGGATGAAGCTTCTGATGTGGGCAATTGCTTGAGCAGTAATCATAAAATTGATGTGCCAATTAAGCAGGTGAAGTCATCATTGGGTGGCCCACCAAATCGAGAAGTGAATGTCCACAGGGACTTTGATTTGAACAATGGACCTTCAGTTGATGAAGTCACCACTGAATCCTCATTGTTCTCTCAGCATGCCAGGAGCAGTGTGCCATCTCAACCACCTGTTTCTGGACTTAGGGTGAGTACTGCTGAGCCAGTCAACTTCTCTTGGCTTCCTTCCAGTGGCAACACCTATTCTGCTGTCACAATATCTTCAATTATGCCTGATAGAGGGGATCAGCCCTTTTCAATTGTTGCCCCAAATGGGCCACAAAGGTTGTTGACTCCTGCTGCTGGTGGCAACCCATTTGGACCTGATGTTTATAAGGGACCAGTATTGTCATCTCCATTTGAATATCCTGTCTTCCCTTTTAATTCCAGCTTTCCTCTTCCATCAGCTTCTTTTTCTGCCGGATCAACTACTTATGTATATCCAACATCAGGCAATCGGCTTTGCTTTCCTGTGGTAAATTCACAGTTAATGGGGCCTGCTGGTGCGGTTTCATCTCATTACCCCCGGCCTTATGTTGTTGGCCTTACAGAAGGTAGCAATAGTGGTAGTGCTGAGACCAGTAGAAAATGGGCAAGGCAGGGTTTAGATCTTAATGCGGGACCCGGAGGTTCAGACATGGAGGGGAGAGACGACAATTCTCCTCTTCCATCTAGGCAACTTTCTGTTGCTAGTTCACAGGCCCTAGCTGAGGAGCAAGCAAGGATCCAGTTGGCTGGTAGTGTTTGTAAGAGGAAGGAGCCTGATGGTGGGTGGGATGGCTACAACCAATCCTCATGGCAATAG
- the LOC114415863 gene encoding uncharacterized protein LOC114415863 — translation MYRRCLDRLTPDVVCWISYGDRRSFREFEVIPLFSGHLRWGPLIVIHRPERVVRQFGYVQTTPPHPIAPSISVEEMDDRWMQFGDYIALVGQICVVPDQCSSDYMDWFYMILHSFMTPTQPGDPPRVPPVQEYDIFFEPDMHQQSVATAAPDEVDVDVHRAGHVVDGYVTIVDKLDRLLNPRILTEGTKAYIVAEECLTIARSYIGQPTIGHRSRRRRRTNEH, via the exons ATGTATCGCAGGTGTCTGGACAGGCTAACCCCTGACGTAGTGTGCTGGATTTCGTATGGTGACCGCCGTTCATTTAGAGAATTTGAGGTCATCCCGTTGTTTTCCGGTCATCTTAGATGGGGTCCCTTGATAGTCATTCACCGACCAGAGAGGGTTGTACGACAGTTTGGATACGTCCAGACTACTCCACCACATCCTATTGCGCCTTCGATTTCTGTTGAAGAAATGGATGATAGATGGATGCAGTTCGGTGACTACATTGCACTTGTAGGGCAAATCTGTGTAGTGCCTGACCAGTGTTCGTCAGATTACATGGATTGGTTCTACATGATTTTGCATTCATTTATGACTCCGACACAGCCAGGAGATCCTCCTAGAGTTCCACCGGTTCAGGAATATGACATATTTTTTGAACCAGATATGCATCAGCAATCGGTGGCGACAGCGGCACCTGATGAAGTAGACGTTGATGTGCATCGTGCTGGACATGTAGtg GATGGTTATGTAACAATTGTTGATAAGTTGGATAGACTTTTGAACCCGAGGATCCTGACCGAAGgaacaaaagcctatattgttGCTGAAGAATGTCTAACCATTGCAAGAAGCTATATTGGCCAACCAACTATAGGTCACAGATCAAGGCGTAGGCGCCGTACGAACGAGCATTga